A window of the Streptomyces griseochromogenes genome harbors these coding sequences:
- a CDS encoding branched-chain amino acid aminotransferase translates to MTTPTIELKPSAHPLAAAEREAILASPGFGRHFTDHMVTIKWTEGRGWHDGQLVPYAPIPLDPATNVLHYAQEIFEGLKAYRQPDGSVATFRPDQNAKRFQRSARRLAMPELPVETFVEACDALVRQDQDWVPAHGGEESLYLRPFMIATEVGLGVKPANEYLFIVIASPAGAYFPGGVKPVSIWVSEDRVRAVPGGMGDAKTGGNYAASLLAQAEAAAKGCDQVCYLDAVEHQWVEELGGMNLYFVYGNKIVTPTLTGSILEGVTRDSLLAVARDLGYESEEGRVSAAQWQRDAENGTLTEVFACGTAAVITPVGTVKRASAEWKQSGSEPGEVTLRLRQALLDIQRGTAADQHGWMHKIG, encoded by the coding sequence ATGACGACGCCCACGATCGAGCTCAAGCCGTCCGCCCATCCGCTCGCCGCCGCGGAGCGCGAGGCGATCCTGGCCAGCCCCGGATTCGGCCGCCACTTCACCGACCACATGGTGACGATCAAGTGGACCGAGGGCCGCGGCTGGCACGACGGCCAGCTTGTTCCGTACGCGCCGATCCCCCTCGACCCGGCCACCAACGTCCTGCACTACGCCCAGGAGATCTTCGAGGGCCTGAAGGCCTACCGCCAGCCCGACGGCTCGGTCGCCACCTTCCGCCCCGACCAGAACGCCAAGCGCTTCCAGCGCTCCGCGCGCCGCCTGGCCATGCCGGAGCTGCCGGTCGAGACGTTCGTCGAGGCCTGCGACGCCCTGGTCCGGCAGGACCAGGACTGGGTGCCCGCGCACGGCGGCGAGGAGTCCCTCTACCTGCGCCCGTTCATGATCGCCACCGAGGTCGGCCTGGGCGTCAAGCCCGCCAACGAATACCTCTTCATCGTCATCGCCTCCCCGGCCGGCGCCTACTTCCCGGGCGGCGTGAAGCCGGTGTCGATCTGGGTCTCCGAGGACCGCGTCCGCGCCGTCCCCGGCGGCATGGGCGACGCCAAGACCGGCGGCAACTACGCGGCCTCCCTGCTCGCCCAGGCCGAGGCGGCCGCCAAGGGCTGCGACCAGGTCTGCTACCTCGACGCGGTGGAGCACCAGTGGGTCGAGGAACTCGGCGGTATGAACCTGTACTTCGTGTACGGGAACAAGATCGTCACGCCCACGCTCACCGGCTCCATCCTGGAGGGCGTCACCCGTGACTCCCTGCTGGCCGTCGCCCGCGACCTCGGCTACGAGTCCGAGGAGGGCCGCGTCTCCGCCGCGCAGTGGCAGCGCGACGCCGAGAACGGCACCCTCACCGAGGTCTTCGCCTGCGGTACCGCGGCCGTGATCACGCCGGTCGGCACCGTCAAGCGCGCGAGCGCCGAGTGGAAGCAGTCCGGCTCAGAGCCCGGCGAGGTCACTCTGCGCCTGCGTCAGGCTCTCCTGGACATCCAGCGCGGTACGGCCGCGGACCAGCACGGGTGGATGCACAAGATCGGTTAA
- a CDS encoding cytosine permease, with product MPIEQRGVDTIPDEERTSGPSDLVSILLGSNLCLGVIIFGWLPPSFGLGWWASVSAIVAGTVVGTLFTAPLALISLRTATNLSTSSGAHFGVRGRLVGSVVGLLLALGYTALTVWIGGDVMLGVLGRLFGLPADGVSYAVVYAVLAAATVAGAVYGYRVLLAMSRVLAIGMTALLALGIFAYAPHFTTSALPGAGGYLLGSFWPTWFLAAVAAGLSGPIAFITLLGDYTRYISPARHSGRRVLHATWLGLVLGLLVPQLFGTFTAYAARAATDYAGPLVSASPAWYLVPLLLSASAGSVGNAGLMLYSMGLDLDAILPRASRARATCTVAIVATVCVFAGHYAWNAQSAMTSFVLLLTAIGTPWAVITLIGFARCRGVYDADAIQVFNRRSRGGIYWYRAGWNTRATVSWALGAGVGLLAVSLPSYQGPLLSLTGGVDCSFLLSGAVGGAVYLLLTFTEQRPEGARGRVPCAATAAGARSTTTDPQTPDAPSRHLEPRT from the coding sequence ATGCCGATAGAACAGCGCGGAGTCGACACCATCCCGGACGAGGAGCGGACCAGTGGTCCGAGCGATCTCGTCTCGATCCTGCTCGGCTCGAACCTCTGCCTCGGAGTGATCATCTTCGGCTGGCTGCCGCCGTCCTTCGGGCTCGGCTGGTGGGCGTCGGTGAGCGCGATCGTGGCGGGCACGGTGGTGGGCACGCTGTTCACGGCCCCGCTGGCGCTGATCTCCCTGCGGACCGCGACCAACCTCTCCACCTCCTCCGGCGCCCACTTCGGCGTGCGCGGCCGGCTGGTCGGCTCGGTCGTGGGTCTGCTGCTCGCCCTCGGCTACACCGCGCTGACGGTGTGGATCGGCGGGGACGTGATGCTGGGCGTCCTCGGCCGGCTCTTCGGGCTGCCCGCGGACGGGGTGTCGTACGCCGTCGTCTACGCGGTGCTCGCCGCGGCGACCGTCGCGGGCGCGGTCTACGGCTACCGGGTGCTGCTCGCCATGTCCCGCGTCCTCGCGATCGGCATGACGGCCCTGCTGGCCCTCGGGATCTTCGCCTACGCCCCGCACTTCACCACCTCGGCGCTGCCGGGCGCGGGCGGCTACCTGCTGGGCTCCTTCTGGCCGACCTGGTTCCTGGCCGCGGTGGCCGCCGGGCTGTCCGGGCCGATCGCCTTCATCACCCTGCTCGGCGACTACACCCGCTACATCTCCCCCGCCCGCCACTCCGGCCGCCGTGTCCTGCACGCCACCTGGCTCGGCCTGGTCCTCGGCCTGCTGGTCCCCCAGCTGTTCGGCACGTTCACCGCGTACGCGGCCCGGGCGGCGACGGACTACGCGGGGCCGCTGGTGTCCGCCTCCCCCGCCTGGTACCTGGTCCCGCTGCTGCTGTCAGCCTCCGCCGGTTCGGTCGGCAACGCGGGCCTGATGCTGTACTCGATGGGCCTGGACCTGGACGCGATCCTGCCCCGCGCCTCCCGGGCCCGCGCCACCTGCACGGTCGCGATCGTGGCCACCGTCTGTGTCTTCGCCGGCCACTACGCCTGGAACGCGCAGTCCGCGATGACGTCCTTCGTGCTGCTGCTCACCGCCATCGGCACGCCGTGGGCGGTCATCACCCTCATCGGCTTCGCCCGCTGCCGCGGGGTGTACGACGCCGACGCCATACAGGTCTTCAACCGCCGTTCGCGGGGCGGGATCTACTGGTACCGGGCCGGCTGGAACACGCGGGCGACCGTCTCCTGGGCGCTGGGCGCCGGGGTCGGCCTACTGGCCGTGTCCCTGCCGTCGTACCAGGGCCCGCTGCTGAGCCTGACCGGCGGCGTGGACTGCAGCTTCCTGCTGTCGGGGGCGGTCGGCGGCGCGGTGTACCTGCTGCTGACGTTCACCGAGCAGCGCCCCGAAGGGGCGCGGGGCCGTGTCCCCTGTGCGGCCACCGCCGCGGGTGCGCGATCAACCACAACAGACCCGCAGACGCCCGACGCCCCTTCGCGCCACCTCGAACCGCGTACTTAA